A window of Hevea brasiliensis isolate MT/VB/25A 57/8 chromosome 14, ASM3005281v1, whole genome shotgun sequence contains these coding sequences:
- the LOC131173116 gene encoding disease resistance protein At4g27190-like encodes MNEFVKYTETNYRKMEGAAQILYGTRNDVLNKINKDKENEPTQQCQAWIDKVNQLEKAVKILESEYPTAEKKSFREGFEFSKVLEKMHDELQSCLDQGSKIQVLVERIPPIIRVPAPKIEDKSSLYTVFTKMTDYFEDENVERIGLWGTVGVGKTAIMKNLNNSEQANALDIVIFATLPDEMNQENSKDEMNKEKLNCENEELKLKALELEKEKLRELKLKALELAKEKLRQEIAGRLKLKIEGMTKSEINFRISEELKDKKYLFLLDDVWDILDLDDIGICSNKKDSKVILASRKQNICWGMDIDAIEELKPLPIKEAVALFKEKLGTKGKHLEFRGVAEPVVKQCSCLPLLIEKVAGFFKQKDSKNWRKLLEKFQTWDYYDVDGMVEVLNKFRFCFEELDREDKKLCFLYCALHTEGYEISTNHLVECCKAEKFILDVASGHLIVGDLIDASLLEKDEKKKCLKMNKVLRNMALKISSEWEDLKFLVKAGGLEELLSDKQWEEAKRISLMDNSHRLSSLPEKLNCINLSTLFLQRNLALTAIPDKFFESMQKLRVLDLHGTRVKKLPSPFCLEGLEVLYLSCCDQLLELPSEMILQNLEVLDIRGTGIYCLPIQIRQMKKLRCLRMSFSRYDVESGKEEEHQGVISNLSLLEELVIEVKAQNRWWNNVVKHITREVSRLTKLTSLSFCFHDVESFKSFVHNTELWQDPNFTFQFCVGQHDSTRCLKSANGENIDNAITISRLIVVSNDTLELIGHKGALSLSDFGIENINELKCCIIEGCNEILTVIDARGTMESVLTRLERIYISNVPMLESIWEGHIPDGSLAQLTVLCLSECSKLTKIFSPAMIKQLSKLQHLQIEDCPEIEQIIVESENNGSEPLELPSLTELVLRDLPKLTSIWKENPLSCPSLRATKIINCDKLKSVLIA; translated from the exons ATGAATGAGTTTGTGAAATATACAGAAACGAATTATCGAAAGATGGAAGGCGCAGCTCAAATACTTTATGGCACGAGAAATGATGTGCTGAACAAAATAAATAAGGATAAGGAAAATGAGCCTACCCAACAATGCCAAGCGTGGATTGATAAGGTCAATCAACTTGAAAAAGCAGTGAAGATTCTGGAATCCGAGTATCCCACTGCAGAAAAGAAAAGCTTTAGGGAGGGTTTTGAATTTAGCAAAGTCCTGGAAAAGATGCATGATGAACTACAAAGTTGTTTGGACCAGGGGAGCAAAATACAAGTATTGGTGGAGAGAATACCACCCATTATTAGAGTCCCTGCACCAAAAATAGAAGATAAGTCATCACTCTACACGGTTTTTACAAAGATGACAGACTATTTTGAAGATGAAAATGTAGAAAGAATTGGACTTTGGGGGACAGTAGGAGTTGGGAAAACGGCAATcatgaaaaatttaaataatagtgAACAAGCTAATGCATTAGATATAGTCATTTTTGCTACTCTACCTGACGAAATGAACCAAGAAAATTCGAAAGACGAAATGAATAAAGAAAAATTGAACTGTGAAAATGAAGAGTTAAAGCTCAAAGCTCTGGAGTTGGAAAAAGAAAAGTTGAGGGAGCTAAAGCTCAAAGCTCTGGAATTGGCAAAAGAAAAGTTGAGACAGGAAATCGCTGGACGGCTCAAGTTGAAAATAGAAGGTATGACCAAAAGTGAGATAAATTTTAGAATATCAGAAGAGTTGAAAGACAAGAAGTATTTGTTTCTTCTCGATGATGTATGGGATATATTGGACCTAGATGATATCGGCATCTGCAGCAACAAGAAGGACAGCAAGGTGATATTAGCATCAAGAAAGCAAAATATTTGTTGGGGTATGGATATTGATGCGATTGAAGAGCTGAAACCACTGCCAATAAAAGAAGCGGTTGCACTATTCAAAGAAAAACTGGGTACAAAAGGCAAGCATCTAGAATTTAGAGGAGTTGCTGAGCCAGTTGTTAAGCAATGTTCATGTTTGCCACTCTTAATAGAAAAAGTAGCAGGGTTTTTCAAACAGAAAGACTCCAAGAATTGGCGGAAATTGCTTGAGAAGTTTCAAACATGGGATTATTATGATGTTGATGGCATGGTTGAAGTCCTCAATAAATTTAGATTTTGTTTTGAAGAATTAGATCGTGAGGATAAAAAGCTTTGCTTTCTCTATTGTGCATTACACACAGAAGGTTACGAAATTTCCACCAATCATTTGGTAGAATGCTGCAAAGCCGAAAAATTCATTCTTGATGTGGCTAGTGGGCATCTAATAGTGGGTGATCTAATTGATGCATCTTTGCTGGAGAAAGATGAGAAGAAGAAATGTCTAAAGATGAACAAAGTGCTTCGAAATATGGCGCTGAAGATCTCATCAGAATGGGAAGATTTGAAGTTTTTGGTAAAAGCTGGTGGATTAGAAGAGCTGCTGAGTGATAAGCAATGGGAAGAGGCGAAACGGATCTCTTTGATGGACAACAGTCATAGATTGAGCTCCTTACCAGAAAAACTTAATTGCATCAATCTCTCAACATTGTTTCTACAAAGAAATTTGGCATTAACAGCAATTCCTGATAAATTCTTTGAATCTATGCAAAAACTACGAGTTCTAGACCTCCATGGCACCAGAGTCAAAAAATTACCATCTCCATTTTGCTTGGAAGGTTTGGAAGTGCTTTACCTAAGTTGTTGTGACCAATTGTTGGAACTCCCCTCTGAAATGATACTTCAGAATCTAGAGGTTCTTGACATTCGGGGCACCGGCATTTATTGTTTGCCAATTCAAATTCGCCAAATGAAAAAGCTGCGGTGCTTACGCATGTCATTTTCAAGGTATGATGTAGAATCAGGCAAGGAGGAAGAACATCAGGGTGTCATCTCCAATCTCTCTTTGCTGGAAGAATTAGTCATTGAAGTGAAAGCACAGAATCGGTGGTGGAACAATGTTGTAAAACATATAACAAGAGAGGTGTCTAGGTTGACAAAATTAACTTCTCTTTCATTTTGCTTTCATGATGTGGAATCTTTTAAGAGCTTTGTTCATAATACTGAGCTATGGCAAGATCCCAACTTCACATTCCAATTTTGTGTCGGTCAGCATGACTCAACCAG GTGCTTGAAATCTGCAAATGGTGAAAATATAGATAATGCAATAACAATATCAAGGTTGATTGTTGTAAGCAATGATACATTAGAACTAATTGGCCACAAGGGAGCTTTGAGCCTATCAGACTTTGGCATTGAGAATATTAATGAGTTAAAGTGCTGCATAATTGAAGGGTGCAATGAGATTCTAACAGTTATTGATGCTCGTGGAACTATGGAAAGTGTGCTAACTCGCTTGGAGAGGATTTACATTAGCAATGTCCCAATGTTGGAAAGTATTTGGGAGGGCCATATACCAGATGGAAGCCTAGCACAGCTTACTGTTCTTTGTTTATCTGAATGTTCAAAGCTGACGAAGATATTCTCCCCTGCCATGATTAaacagctttctaaacttcaacactTGCAAATTGAAGATTGTCCTGAAATTGAGCAGATAATTGTAGAATCTGAGAATAATGGGTCAGAACCTTTAGAGCTACCTAGTTTGACAGAATTGGTGCTTCGGGACCTGCCAAAACTAACGAGCATTTGGAAGGAGAATCCATTAAGTTGCCCTTCTTTAAGGGCAACTAAGATTATCAACTGTGATAAATTGAAGAGCGTTCTTATCGCCTAA